A genomic region of Papaver somniferum cultivar HN1 chromosome 7, ASM357369v1, whole genome shotgun sequence contains the following coding sequences:
- the LOC113294101 gene encoding uncharacterized protein LOC113294101, producing MKDGTKKKKKKKRVFCSSSLRLHYNWCSSHVLPMPEPPTVLGSDGYLNGNYSNHVNYDSTWNSSSILSTEEHMQDGFDSHLSGYLRWLDEKVATENSSGNKNNCDQDDMEEIDRLADKFIASFHEKFKLETQESYKKYQEMLTDGSGKIFVIQ from the coding sequence ATGAAAGATGGaaccaagaaaaagaaaaagaaaaagagggttTTTTGTTCATCGTCACTAAGATTGCACTACAATTGGTGTTCGTCACATGTATTACCCATGCCTGAGCCACCAACAGTTTTAGGCTCAGATGGTTACTTGAATGGTAATTATTCGAACCATGTCAATTATGACTCGACTTGGAATTCATCATCAATCCTGTCAACTGAGGAACATATGCAGGATGGGTTTGACTCGCATCTATCAGGCTACCTGCGTTGGCTTGATGAGAAAGTGGCAACGGAAAATTCTAGTGGTAATAAGAATAATTGTGATCAAGATGATATGGAAGAGATTGATAGGCTTGCTGATAAGTTCATTGCAAGTTTTCATGAGAAATTCAAGCTGGAAACGCAAGAGTCTTACAAGAAATATCAAGAGATGTTAACGGATGGTAGCGGAAAAATATTCGTTATCCAgtaa